The proteins below are encoded in one region of Brevinematales bacterium:
- a CDS encoding GAF domain-containing protein: MNKVVKIILAVLVAGIAGLWIYLLYQEYQLLPAQSENTKFLIFQIKALLFALYVIASLALMMYFSLSSSRQKVSPEIKESASPQLEQFSVEGTEHASVDVMLNLQSIRQLLSSKMNIIDTIWENYNRAEDSAGKGETVGEEELLKVLSTQIQLLGTSNFPDLLNSLVESASQMIGAKRVSLFLYNPGKKNLKMVKGIGFDTDEPIETTADEGFAGYAFSSGKRIFVTNIETHPQLGRKNKPQYSSKSFIIFPIRLFLQDNCIGVLNLTEKEGENGIFNMVDLEKMNILVNNFRLKMENMILLREFNKNHPGETPTA, from the coding sequence ATGAATAAAGTGGTAAAAATTATACTTGCCGTGTTGGTCGCCGGTATCGCGGGGTTATGGATTTACCTGCTCTATCAGGAATACCAGCTTCTGCCGGCGCAGAGTGAAAATACGAAATTCCTGATATTCCAGATAAAAGCGTTATTATTCGCCCTCTATGTAATCGCGTCTCTCGCGCTGATGATGTATTTCAGCCTCTCCTCCTCCCGCCAGAAGGTATCGCCCGAAATAAAAGAATCCGCGTCCCCTCAGCTCGAGCAATTCTCGGTCGAGGGAACCGAGCACGCGAGCGTGGATGTCATGCTGAACCTCCAATCCATCCGGCAGCTATTATCCTCGAAAATGAATATTATCGATACGATATGGGAGAACTATAACCGCGCGGAGGATTCCGCCGGGAAGGGCGAAACGGTCGGCGAGGAGGAATTGTTGAAAGTCCTGTCCACCCAAATCCAGCTCCTCGGCACATCGAACTTCCCCGACCTGCTCAACTCGCTCGTCGAAAGCGCGTCGCAGATGATCGGCGCGAAACGCGTCTCGCTGTTTTTATACAACCCCGGTAAGAAGAACCTCAAGATGGTCAAGGGTATCGGCTTCGATACGGACGAGCCTATCGAGACGACCGCCGACGAGGGATTCGCGGGATACGCGTTCTCCTCCGGCAAACGGATATTCGTCACCAATATCGAGACCCACCCCCAGCTCGGGCGGAAGAACAAACCCCAGTACAGCAGTAAATCGTTCATCATCTTCCCCATCCGCCTGTTCCTGCAGGATAACTGCATCGGGGTACTGAACCTGACCGAGAAGGAGGGCGAGAACGGGATATTCAACATGGTCGACCTGGAAAAGATGAATATCCTCGTGAATAATTTCCGTCTGAAGATGGAGAATATGATACTCCTGCGGGAATTCAATAAAAACCACCCCGGCGAGACCCCGACAGCTTAA
- the tmk gene encoding dTMP kinase produces the protein MNGVFITFEGIEACGKSTQANYLYNYLESRRINSILTKEPGGTILGDLIRNIVLHEKVFPIAELLLFLADRNQHINETIRPYLEQGYVVLCDRFYHSTYAYQASGRKIGFDIVRQFNELAIQGCRPDLTFLIDLPPEVGFERKRSANLALDRIEKQNYDFHYAVRDAYLRLAREDERIRVLDGMHPKEELKKEILDIILETFPNMKERAIS, from the coding sequence ATGAACGGAGTATTTATCACCTTCGAGGGTATCGAAGCATGCGGGAAATCCACGCAGGCGAACTACCTCTACAATTATCTCGAATCCCGCCGGATCAACAGCATCCTGACCAAGGAACCCGGCGGCACGATATTGGGAGACCTGATCCGCAATATCGTCCTGCATGAGAAGGTGTTTCCTATCGCGGAACTCCTCCTTTTCCTCGCCGATCGCAACCAGCATATCAACGAGACTATCCGGCCCTACCTCGAGCAGGGGTATGTCGTTCTCTGCGACCGTTTTTATCATTCCACCTACGCGTATCAGGCGAGCGGCCGGAAAATCGGGTTTGATATCGTCCGGCAGTTCAACGAACTGGCTATCCAGGGATGCCGTCCCGACCTGACCTTCCTGATCGACCTTCCTCCCGAGGTGGGTTTCGAACGGAAACGTTCCGCCAATCTGGCGCTCGACCGTATCGAGAAGCAGAACTACGACTTCCATTACGCGGTACGCGACGCTTATCTCAGGCTCGCCCGCGAGGATGAACGGATTCGCGTGCTCGACGGGATGCATCCCAAGGAAGAACTGAAGAAGGAGATACTTGATATCATCCTCGAAACGTTCCCGAATATGAAGGAACGCGCGATATCATAA
- a CDS encoding tetratricopeptide repeat protein encodes MDFSVLYILAVAAIAVILYLAVMNIVKDKSNSLEKANRLIESKDYEGAMEVYNQLILKNEFNPLYHALLAYVFYLTENFQRAVVEYEIALKNQKDLSLKEMNNINKFCGISYFHLKNFPKAFLALYNGFITNPQDAEICYNLGMIYASQRKFEKALDYMSRAVGQEPMNYEAHYFTGLVATEANRRDIAIREFTVAKKINPQAALDLYIGCLFKENKDFMNAIRSLKSATRGNLTFEDKTKALIMMGECYKGLGLIEDAVTALELAKQETDSTSDPKAFEMKKNVLYNLGMAYVKDGKPEKGVSAWNDLKQFDFFYKDVKELTSGQLSEDVMARVTERWMVMPGLMIRDVIPTRDIVSKKFFDIETLEKTVQHNVGDVQEGQPATGSKIELFKQLNIKKFRDTSRSILKYMGFTIQKEITLKYDSDFADGKAAAFVSRKKNADFLVIIKRHNDDVSGFVLMNALGTAKTMNISSVVVIITSRYKDDALLIAQKNPGLTIIDRRGLIKALNYALQ; translated from the coding sequence ATGGATTTTAGTGTACTTTATATCCTGGCTGTAGCCGCGATTGCGGTAATCTTGTACTTGGCTGTCATGAATATTGTCAAAGATAAAAGCAACTCCCTTGAAAAGGCGAATCGGCTGATCGAGTCCAAGGACTACGAAGGGGCGATGGAAGTCTATAATCAACTGATCCTGAAAAACGAGTTCAACCCGCTGTATCATGCGCTTCTCGCGTATGTTTTTTATCTGACTGAAAACTTCCAGCGCGCGGTGGTGGAATATGAAATCGCGCTGAAGAACCAGAAGGACTTATCGCTGAAGGAGATGAACAATATCAATAAATTCTGCGGCATCAGCTATTTCCATCTGAAAAATTTCCCCAAGGCATTTCTCGCGCTCTATAACGGGTTTATCACTAATCCGCAGGACGCGGAGATTTGTTATAATCTCGGGATGATTTATGCGTCTCAGCGGAAGTTCGAGAAGGCGTTGGATTATATGTCGCGCGCGGTGGGGCAGGAGCCGATGAACTATGAAGCGCACTATTTCACCGGGCTGGTCGCGACCGAGGCTAACCGGCGGGATATCGCTATCCGGGAATTCACCGTCGCGAAAAAAATCAACCCGCAGGCTGCCCTCGACCTTTATATCGGATGCCTGTTCAAGGAAAACAAGGACTTTATGAACGCTATCCGCAGCCTGAAAAGCGCCACACGGGGCAACCTCACCTTCGAGGATAAGACGAAAGCGTTAATCATGATGGGCGAATGCTATAAGGGACTTGGGCTGATCGAGGACGCGGTTACCGCGCTCGAGCTCGCCAAGCAGGAAACCGACTCGACCAGCGATCCGAAGGCATTCGAGATGAAAAAGAACGTCCTCTATAATCTGGGTATGGCCTATGTAAAGGACGGTAAGCCGGAAAAAGGCGTCTCAGCATGGAACGACCTCAAGCAATTCGATTTCTTCTATAAGGACGTGAAGGAACTGACTTCCGGGCAGTTGAGCGAGGATGTGATGGCGCGGGTGACCGAGCGATGGATGGTGATGCCCGGCCTGATGATCCGGGACGTCATACCGACACGCGATATCGTTTCAAAAAAATTCTTCGATATCGAGACCCTCGAGAAAACAGTCCAACACAACGTGGGGGATGTGCAGGAAGGCCAGCCCGCCACCGGTTCCAAGATTGAGCTTTTCAAACAGTTGAATATTAAGAAATTCCGCGACACCAGCCGGAGTATCCTGAAATATATGGGATTCACGATCCAGAAGGAAATCACCCTGAAGTACGATTCGGATTTCGCCGACGGGAAGGCCGCGGCATTCGTATCGCGGAAGAAGAACGCCGATTTTCTGGTAATCATCAAGCGGCATAATGACGACGTATCGGGATTCGTCCTGATGAACGCGCTCGGCACCGCGAAAACAATGAATATCTCCAGCGTCGTTGTCATTATCACGTCCCGTTATAAGGACGACGCGCTGTTAATCGCCCAGAAAAACCCCGGACTCACGATTATCGACAGGCGGGGATTGATAAAAGCGCTGAATTACGCGCTGCAGTAG